The genomic stretch TATTAACCCAATTGTATATCCTAATCTTGCgttttaaaacactaaaaatatgTGATGCTATcttgaatgtgtgttttcagactgACAAATGTCAAGATAGATGCTGTTCAATCTGATTCCTGTACTTAAACTACATTCCCTTTAACAGCGTGACGAGATTAAAGATGAAACATGTTGAAGTGAATGTCTTTTGTTGTAAAATGAACCTTAATAAACAGCACGATTGTTAATCAGGTATTGTTTTTCTGCCGGTTTCCCCTAGAGAGGGAGGATGTTTCTTTGTCACTGAAACTAGTGCAAAAGAGGGGCGGGGCTTAGTGCAGGATAGAGGTGCAGACAACAGgtgtgtacagtttacacagGGTAGAGCTCTCACTCTGACCACTGCCAGGATTAATCCATATCCTGTGGAATAAAGCAGCCAAAACTAAGGTATGTACATTTTGTCAAACATAAGAATGAGATTaaagaattattattttattttttttacatttaggaTTTATATAGAGACTGTTCTGTAACAGCAAATGTGTGCTTTAGAAAAGCAAGCAAGCGAGCattaaacaacaacagacagtgAATATATGAACTGTCTGCTTACATGTATGTTATTGGTATGAAAATGGATCAACTGTGAGTACAAGAAAACTAATGTGAAGTTTATATCAAGTCAAAGTAGGCAAGTCCAGAAAAACTTGTCTAACTGAACAGGCAGGGAGGACAGCAAGAGGCAGTttgaacacagaaaaaaaaacctcaggtAGTCACTACTGGTGTTATTCTGATATCCACACAAATAGGTCAGCAACCATTTTATAAAAAGCACATTGCTGGCTTAACTGATGgctttactgttgtttttcctctctaATATTCTCACCTGCCAAGAGCCCTGATTTAATGTCCCTTTTGCAAGACAAATGAGAGGCTATGCTCTGAAATACAAGGCCCTCCCTCTGCCTGATAAGATAAAGTGCAGGATACAGTAGGCAGTGTTTACTCATTTACATTAAATGTGTACAAATGTttgctaatatatatatatatatatatatatatatatatatatatatatatatatatatatatatatatatatatatatatatatatttctcatGATTTCAGGAGTAACAATGGCCAACTTTGGAGGTCATGCCATCCCTGgatctttttttctcttgtatGGCTTCTGGCTTGCTGTGAAATACATTCTCAAACACTACTGGAGGACAAGGCAGCATAAAGGAAGACAGGTCACGCCACCTTTCTTCAAACGTATGGAGTACTTTGAAGGAGGACTGCAAATCTTTGCTTCATTTGTCggtcagttattttttttttaaacctcattATCATTTAAACCTGCTCTCAGGCCTCATGTTATTCATCTGATGTTCTGTTTCAGGTATTATGGTCGAGCAGTTTGTGGTGGACGGGCCACACGCTCACCTCTACAACAAGGAGAGCAGCGAGTGGGTCAAGCTGATGAACTGGCAGCACAGCACAATGTATCTGTTCTTTGGGATTTCAGGAATAGCACTGGTTGCCACAACTAGATGCAAAGTGGTGCCAGCTGGTACAGACCGTGTTGCTCTCTCATTGGCTCTTTTTGTTGAAGGTGAGCACTTCACGTTCTACTGTATATTTTTCTTCACTGTCACATGTCTCCGGTGTGTatatgacagctgtgttttgtgtttggccAGGGTTTCTGTTCTATTACCATGTGCACCACCGACCCCTCCTGGACGCTCACATCCACTCCCTGCTGCTAGTGGCTGTATTTGGTGGATCAGCCAGCACAATGTTGGAGGTGTTTATAAAAGACAACATCATTTTGGAGCTGCTCAGAGCGTGCTTCTTCATCTTGCAAGGGTCATGGTTCTACCAGGTGATTACTTTTGGTGATCAAtaccaaaacaaggaaaactttTGAAAGCTTCTCACGCATCATGCTGATCGCACACCacgtttctgtttttgtaaagACATACAACATAAACACAGTTACCATCTGTCCTTTCAGATTGGATTTGTTCTCTACCCCTTAAGTGGACCGGTGTGGGACCAGACCCTGCACGACAACATCATGTTTGTCACAATGTGCTTCTGCTGGCATTTAGCTGTAGCTCTGCTTTTAGTAACTTGCACTTCCTCTGTGGTTTGGTGGTAAGTATCCCATCCTACACCTACACAACATTTTAGATCTAAACCTTTACTATAGATTTACACTGAACCCTCTTTAGAACCTACCTATATTATTCAGGTTTTTACTGTCCTCTACTGGTGCACTTTATTTGTGCCCTAACACATAATGTAAATTAACTTCAACGTCAAATACATTCAATTTTGACAGTAGAAACCTGCCTGAAAATCCCACAATATATTCTTATGCATCCTCATGCATGTTAGATGAAAATGAGATGATTACAAACAGCTCACAGGCACCTTATTCGggtgttttccctgtatttttCACAGAaagtctgtttgtaatttgtaTGTTGATTCAAGTCTTTTATCCTGTTCTTGCAGGACTGTGTCGAGATTCTCAGAAAAGGGACAGGACATAGAGATTGGAATGAGAAATACATTGTCCAAAACAAACTCTCAGAAAGCTCTGCTTGAGGAATCTGATGAAGAGTAAAGATTATTCTTTGAAATTTTCTATCTAAAGGTATGCAACCCTGTTCTGCTCATTGTACTgctattttgtaaaaaaatatatatatggaaAATAAATCTTGTGTGATCTGTTTTATGATATATGTCtatcaaataaaacacaacacactatGAGAGGTTATAGAGTTATATATTAACAACACAACATTCAAACGAAACAGACCTGCTCACTTCATAGACAGAAAACATAAAGATGTGGGAGAGCAAGTTTTTTAACCACTGATGGTAACTttgaaaacacaggaagtctaAATCTGAATCAGATCGCATCTAGAAGAATTCAATCTTTTGCGAAAGTAGAAACACATATAACCCTGTAAAGCTTGAGAACAGATTTAGAACCATCAGTTTTAGAACACTAAACCTACAGTTCCTCACTGGTTGACAAGATGAGCTCACTGTTGAGGAGCAGGCGGAGGATCGGGTGTACATTTTGGTGAAGGTGCTGTTGTGACTACAACTGTTGAAACAGATTTTGGAGAACCTGTGGCCATGTGCTGCTGTAGTGGCTGTGCCTGCACTGTCTGGATCCGGACCTGACAGAAGAAAGcaaggacagcagtgtgtgaatgttCACTCATAATACAGTGTATGAAAAACCAGTCACAGATTAAAAGTTTACATTAAGATCTCaaataatgtttattaaaacaacaaacctaCAAAGAACTAGTTTTAACTGTGCATTAGTTTCCCTTTCATTTGAACTGCATGTGCTAAGCAACCTAACCTGTGTGGCCTGTCcttgctgctgaagctgctggaaCTGTTGTGCTGTGACAAAGCTGACTGGTTTGTTTCCTGCAATCAGCTTTGTGCCTGCAGGCATAGTCGTCAGGATGATGTTCCTACCCAGGCTGCTGATGCTACTCAGAAATGATAGAACAAAATCATTCTTACAGCCAACACATATTCAAGATCCTCCAAAATTCAGTTATTCACAGTAGGCACACACTCTAATGACACTTACTTTGTGTTAAGACTTCCTTTAACAATTGGTGTTGTCACAACACTCTTGCTCTTCAGTGGTTGGTTGAGGACGGACAGGGGCACAGTGATCCGTGCAGGTAGCTTCCCCTAGAGTGTGGTCAAAGAAAAAGATGGTTCTTGAGCTTTGTGGCATCATTTAAGTAAGAGCAACATAACAATACCTCTGAGACTGTGCACACTGATTATTATtgcaaatgattaaaaacatctttacagCCCTATTGATTTATAAAGTGGAATGTAGACTGCAGAAAAATGTGTTGGAGAAACTATGCAGATCAATAAGTTAACTAGAGAGGCTTAAATATCCAGTGTAAACTTTAACTTCATCTTGTCACAATAAATAGAATTTCTTTTGAATATGCAGACAGCAAATAATTCTCTTACGGTTTGTGTTGTAACAACTGTAGCAGGA from Parambassis ranga chromosome 14, fParRan2.1, whole genome shotgun sequence encodes the following:
- the tmem45b gene encoding transmembrane protein 45B; this encodes MANFGGHAIPGSFFLLYGFWLAVKYILKHYWRTRQHKGRQVTPPFFKRMEYFEGGLQIFASFVGIMVEQFVVDGPHAHLYNKESSEWVKLMNWQHSTMYLFFGISGIALVATTRCKVVPAGTDRVALSLALFVEGFLFYYHVHHRPLLDAHIHSLLLVAVFGGSASTMLEVFIKDNIILELLRACFFILQGSWFYQIGFVLYPLSGPVWDQTLHDNIMFVTMCFCWHLAVALLLVTCTSSVVWWTVSRFSEKGQDIEIGMRNTLSKTNSQKALLEESDEE